aaatggttgctgcataaaatcaattcgaagtgatcatgggggagagtttcagaatgctagatttgagaggttctgtgagaagcatgggatagcacataccttttcagcccctaggacaccccaacaaaatggtgtagttgaaaggaaaaatagatcattagaggaactagctagaactatgttaaatgaatctaagcttcctaagtatttttgggctgatgtagtttatactgcagcttatgtgttaaatagAACCCTAATAAGacctattcttaagaaaaccccatatgaattgtataagtgcagaaaacctagtgtgagccgccttagggtatttgggtgtaaatgctttgtattgaataatggcaaagaaaatcttggtaagtttgatgctaaatctgatgaaggtgtgcacattggttatgctttgaatggtcatgcatatagagtcttcaataaaaggttgcttatagtagaagaatcaatgcatgttgtttttgatgaaactgatcatagcactattaaacccaacagtaCTAGCAGTCTTAGTATTACTAGCATAATTAGAAGTACTAGTATATCTAGCagtactagtagtactagtattactagcaatactagtattactagcagtactagtatatCTTGCAATACTAACCGTACTAGtgttactagcagtactagtattactagtagttctagtattactagcagtactattattactagtattactagtagtaaTTGTATTACTAGGAGTACTAGTATTACATGTATTACtagaagtactagtattactagcagtactagtattactagtagtactaggATTACTTGTATTACTAGAagtactaatattactagcagtactagtattactagtattattagCAGTACTTCCAgtgctagtattactagcagtactaatattattagcagtactagtattactagtagtactaatattactagcaatactagtattactagcagtactattattactagtagtactagtatttttagcaatactagtattactaacagtacttATATTACTAGCAgttctagtaatactagtagtactagtataACTGGTATAATTAGCAGTACTTTTATTACTAGTATTGCTACAAGTACTAATATTACTATCAGTACTAGTTTTACTAGCAGGACTAGCAGTAATACTTGTAAAATGAGTCCCAACTCAAGGAGTTGAAATTGGCTAAAGAAAGGGATGAAAACAATAAATCCAAAAAAAAGTTCTCATGGATCTAGCTCTATTGGAGATGAATCTCTTTGAGAATCAAATCTTGGAATTAATGACTATTATCAACCACCCCTTAGGAGAGCTAGAAGAGAAAGACAAAAAAGGAGGTTGGAGTAGATCTACCttatttccatggaaaagaaacgTAGAAACTTacttagattgggaaatgaaggtaaaACAATTATTTGTTTGCCATAGAGTGAGTGAGGAATGAGAGGTACCCCTAGCCACCCTAAGCTTTCAGGGTAATTATATGTATTAGTGGACTACCCTTGAGCAAGATAGGCGTCTtcataaggaccctcccatagagtattggaatgatcttaggggagttaatggacaagctccaaagactccaacaaaagactATGAGCGTAGAGGAatataggcaaaaaatggaat
This Phaseolus vulgaris cultivar G19833 unplaced genomic scaffold, P. vulgaris v2.0 scaffold_359, whole genome shotgun sequence DNA region includes the following protein-coding sequences:
- the LOC137817625 gene encoding uncharacterized protein, encoding YTSTTSITRTASNISTVSNTSIAKNTSTTSNNSTASNTSIASNISTTSNTSTANNISTASNTSTGSTANNTSNTSTASNISTSSNTSNPSTTSNTSTASNTSTSSNTCNTSTPSNTITTSNTSNNSTASNTRTTSNTSTASNTSTVSIARYTSTASNTSIASNTSTTSTARYTSTSNYASNTKTASTVGFNSAMISFIKNNMH